From bacterium, the proteins below share one genomic window:
- the amrS gene encoding AmmeMemoRadiSam system radical SAM enzyme, translated as MNSNTVPTQYWHALEDGRIQCDTCPRYCKLHEGQRGLCFVRARENDQIVLTTYGRSSGFCIDPVEKKPLNHFLPGTPILSFGTAGCNLSCQFCQNWDISKSREIDTLADAASPERIASAAAQLGCHSVAFTYNDPVIFLEYAIDVAQACHEVGIKAVAVTAGYVCDAPRVEMYKYMDAANVDLKGFTERFYSKICAGHLQPVLDTLVYLKHETDVWFEITTLLIPGENDSEEEIEKMTQWIMEKIGPDVPLHFTAFHPDYRMLDKPPTPPFTLTRARKIALKNGLRYVYTGNVHDEEGGSTYCHGCGTKIIGRDWYELTAWKLTSDGHCAVCGTRCPGRFEGPPGKWGAKRYPVRLANFN; from the coding sequence ATGAATTCAAACACCGTACCCACTCAATACTGGCACGCGCTTGAAGATGGGCGTATCCAGTGCGATACGTGCCCGCGTTACTGCAAATTGCACGAAGGCCAACGAGGTCTTTGTTTTGTTCGGGCGCGCGAAAATGACCAGATCGTGCTAACCACGTATGGAAGGTCGAGCGGTTTCTGCATCGATCCTGTAGAAAAGAAACCGCTGAACCATTTCCTTCCGGGAACACCGATTCTTTCCTTTGGAACAGCGGGGTGCAATCTCTCCTGCCAATTCTGCCAGAACTGGGATATCAGCAAGTCTCGCGAAATCGATACATTGGCTGATGCGGCGTCACCTGAACGGATTGCTTCGGCCGCAGCACAGCTCGGTTGCCACTCAGTTGCATTCACCTACAACGATCCTGTTATTTTTCTGGAATATGCGATTGATGTGGCTCAGGCATGCCATGAAGTCGGAATCAAAGCGGTGGCTGTGACCGCCGGATATGTGTGCGATGCGCCGCGAGTGGAAATGTACAAATACATGGATGCTGCGAACGTGGACCTGAAGGGTTTTACCGAACGGTTTTATAGCAAAATTTGCGCGGGGCATTTACAGCCTGTTCTGGATACGCTGGTCTACTTAAAGCACGAAACAGACGTCTGGTTTGAGATCACAACTCTTTTGATTCCGGGTGAAAACGATTCAGAAGAGGAGATAGAAAAGATGACGCAGTGGATCATGGAAAAGATCGGCCCGGATGTTCCTCTTCACTTTACAGCTTTCCATCCGGATTACCGGATGCTCGATAAGCCTCCCACTCCTCCCTTTACGCTGACACGAGCGCGTAAGATCGCTTTGAAAAATGGTCTTCGTTATGTTTATACCGGCAATGTGCACGATGAGGAAGGTGGCAGCACATACTGTCATGGCTGTGGAACCAAAATCATTGGAAGAGACTGGTACGAGCTGACCGCCTGGAAATTAACATCGGACGGTCATTGTGCAGTCTGCGGCACTCGCTGCCCGGGTCGGTTCGAAGGACCCCCCGGCAAATGGGGAGCCAAACGCTATCCTGTTCGCCTGGCAAACTTTAATTAA
- a CDS encoding phosphodiester glycosidase family protein, translated as MLSRRELFQAVLANTTLLIARIAAADIKKNPSPEYLNISHSKLEWNGISKGVEFARIEVWRHKELIDVLAVVRIDPRFNRIRVLSAYEEEKTVARTIEDWQKQTGAIAMTNSAQYMADPYYMPCALIICDGKLKGPKSNSSVRGMLVAEPVKKNLPLADLLDFEYDRYTPGTYQQGVQHWPILLDRHGKIKVKKTGWQANRTIVAKDFDDKILLITTEGNFFTLHNLGLFLKESNARPDRGLRIHTAMNLDGGSEANMVVKASDFSYVRYGPFEAQKKPAFSLFNWKVKIPGAIGVFAR; from the coding sequence ATGTTGAGTCGGAGAGAATTGTTCCAGGCCGTATTGGCAAATACGACTCTATTAATCGCCCGGATTGCCGCTGCAGATATCAAGAAAAATCCGTCACCCGAATACTTAAACATTTCCCATAGCAAGCTGGAATGGAACGGCATCAGCAAAGGAGTGGAGTTCGCACGGATCGAGGTGTGGCGGCACAAAGAACTGATCGACGTACTTGCTGTAGTTAGAATCGACCCGCGGTTCAATCGCATTCGCGTCCTTAGTGCCTACGAAGAGGAAAAGACGGTTGCGCGCACGATTGAAGACTGGCAAAAACAGACGGGCGCCATCGCAATGACCAACAGCGCGCAGTACATGGCGGATCCTTACTACATGCCGTGCGCCCTCATCATTTGCGACGGCAAATTGAAAGGCCCCAAATCCAATTCCAGTGTTCGTGGAATGCTGGTCGCCGAACCGGTAAAAAAGAATTTACCGCTGGCGGATCTGTTGGATTTTGAATACGACCGCTACACGCCAGGAACGTACCAGCAGGGCGTTCAGCACTGGCCCATCCTTCTGGACCGGCACGGAAAGATCAAGGTAAAAAAGACCGGCTGGCAGGCAAACCGGACGATTGTGGCCAAAGACTTCGATGACAAAATTCTTCTGATCACCACAGAAGGAAATTTCTTTACCCTGCACAACCTCGGGCTGTTTTTGAAGGAGAGCAACGCGAGACCGGATCGTGGGTTGCGCATTCACACGGCCATGAATCTGGACGGTGGTTCAGAAGCAAATATGGTTGTAAAGGCCAGCGATTTTTCCTACGTGCGCTATGGTCCGTTCGAAGCGCAGAAAAAACCGGCGTTCAGCTTGTTCAACTGGAAAGTGAAAATTCCCGGAGCAATAGGCGTCTTCGCGAGATAA